One window from the genome of Acanthochromis polyacanthus isolate Apoly-LR-REF ecotype Palm Island chromosome 21, KAUST_Apoly_ChrSc, whole genome shotgun sequence encodes:
- the rundc1 gene encoding RUN domain-containing protein 1 isoform X2, translating to MSTEELSASDSEAVLAGAGERWAPVGAVASPEDESGSGSGGKPRQRASSSASEEEMTARMRKLEEEQDLLNSSLLALTSHFAQVQFRLKQIVHAQSEEKERMLAELEEFAFRGCPHVVGCRAQDAKQLENSTEREKRERLEAQREKQKDLIFQLKTQLDDLERFAYQEGSYDSLPQSVVMERQKVIIDELIKKLDVNLNEDIGNLSPEELRQRVDAAIAQIVNPARVKEQLVEQLKTQIRDLEMFINFIQDEVGNPLLSDGANSQQPQAAGTNARAPGVKKKVDPEQAQKMRETGLQLIQRALAVLQIFAASQFGCGAGHIPQSMWPQESAGQDYGPLLQRLEAAVEKVRVLGSCRHPSIEHVVSYTSSSTLGARDELTTAVRKELAIALKDLLAHGLFSPSQTMSLVLAPISCLLPYRPAPQNMHPWELFVKYYQSKNGKAFVESPARQLSQSFSLPVGGGPVTITPKQSLLWAIHTVLKEHGRFKRGPDTEFKALVCMALNEQRLVSWLNLLCKSGTLIHPHYHSWSYMAQTGFEGALRILGRISHLRFNLPVDLAVRQLKNIKDAF from the exons ATGTCCACAGAGGAGCTGTCAGCCTCCGACAGCGAGGCTGTGTTGGCCGGAGCAGGGGAGCGGTGGGCACCGGTGGGCGCTGTGGCCAGCCCGGAGGATGAGAGCGGGAGTGGGAGCGGTGGCAAGCCGAGGCAGCGAGCCTCGTCTTCGGCCTCTGAGGAGGAAATGACTGCTCGGATGAGGAAGCTGGAAGAGGAGCAGGACTTGTTGAACTCCTCTCTGCTCGCCCTCACCTCGCACTTCGCTCAGGTTCAGTTCCGACTGAAGCAGATCGTCCACGCCCAGAgcgaggagaaggagaggatgCTGGCCGAGCTGGAGGAGTTCGCCTTCAGGGGCTGCCCGCATGTGGTGGGCTGTCGAGCTCAGGACGCCAAGCAGCTGGAGAACTCG ACTgagagggagaagagggagCGTCTGGAGGCTCAGAGGGAGAAACAAAAGGATCTCATTTTCCAGCTGAAGACACAGCTGGATGATCTTGAGCGCTTCGCCTATCAGGAAGGCAGCTACGACTCGCTGCCGCAGTCTGTCGTCATGGAGAGACAGAAG GTCATCATTGATGAGTTGATCAAAAAGTTGGATGTGAACCTGAACGAGGACATTGGGAACTTGTCTCCCGAGGAGCTGAGGCAGAGAGTCGACGCCGCCATCGCTCAGATCGTGAACCCGGCCAGAGTCAAAGAGCAGCTGGTGGAGCAGCTCAAAACCCAGATCAGGGATCTGGAGATGTTCATCAACTTCATCCAGG ATGAGGTGGGGAACCCTCTACTGTCAGATGGTGCAAACAGCCAGCAGCCGCAAGCAGCAGGGACGAACGCCAGAGCTCCTGGAGTGAAGAAGAAAG TGGACCCAGAGCAGGCCCAGAAGATGCGAGAAACCGGCCTGCAGCTGATCCAGAGGGCCCTCGCCGTGCTGCAGATCTTCGCTGCGAGCCAGTTTGGCTGCGGTGCCGGTCACATCCCCCAGAGCATGTGGCCTCAGGAGTCGGCCGGGCAGGACTATGGACCTCTGCTGCAGCGTCTGGAGGCGGCCGTGGAGAAGGTTCGGGTTTTGGGCTCATGCAGACATCCTTCCATCGAACACGTGGTCAGTTACACCAGCAGCTCCACGCTGGGAGCCCGAGACGAGCTGACGACGGCTGTGAGGAAGGAGCTGGCGATCGCTCTGAAGGACTTGCTGGCTCACGGCCTCTTCTCACCGTCACAGACCATGAGCCTGGTGCTGGCTCCCATCTCCTGCCTCCTGCCTTACAGACCGGCTCCACAGAACATGCACCCGTGGGAACTCTTTGTAAAATACTACCAGTCTAAAAACGGGAAGGCCTTTGTGGAGTCGCCGGCCCGTCAGCTGTCCCAGTCCTTCAGCCTGCCGGTGGGCGGCGGCCCGGTCACCATCACCCCGAAGCAGTCCCTGCTGTGGGCCATTCACACTGTGCTGAAGGAGCACGGACGCTTCAAACGAGGCCCCGACACCGAGTTCAAGGCCCTGGTGTGCATGGCTCTGAACGAGCAGCGGCTGGTGTCGTGGCTCAACCTGCTCTGCAAGTCTGGCACCCTGATCCACCCTCATTACCATTCCTGGAGCTACATGGCTCAGACCGGCTTCGAAGGAGCCCTGCGCATCCTGGGCCGCATCAGCCACCTCAGATTCAACCTCCCAGTGGACCTGGCTGTTCGGCAGCTCAAGAACATCAAGGACGCTTTCTGA
- the rundc1 gene encoding RUN domain-containing protein 1 isoform X1: protein MSTEELSASDSEAVLAGAGERWAPVGAVASPEDESGSGSGGKPRQRASSSASEEEMTARMRKLEEEQDLLNSSLLALTSHFAQVQFRLKQIVHAQSEEKERMLAELEEFAFRGCPHVVGCRAQDAKQLENSEDLTEREKRERLEAQREKQKDLIFQLKTQLDDLERFAYQEGSYDSLPQSVVMERQKVIIDELIKKLDVNLNEDIGNLSPEELRQRVDAAIAQIVNPARVKEQLVEQLKTQIRDLEMFINFIQDEVGNPLLSDGANSQQPQAAGTNARAPGVKKKVDPEQAQKMRETGLQLIQRALAVLQIFAASQFGCGAGHIPQSMWPQESAGQDYGPLLQRLEAAVEKVRVLGSCRHPSIEHVVSYTSSSTLGARDELTTAVRKELAIALKDLLAHGLFSPSQTMSLVLAPISCLLPYRPAPQNMHPWELFVKYYQSKNGKAFVESPARQLSQSFSLPVGGGPVTITPKQSLLWAIHTVLKEHGRFKRGPDTEFKALVCMALNEQRLVSWLNLLCKSGTLIHPHYHSWSYMAQTGFEGALRILGRISHLRFNLPVDLAVRQLKNIKDAF from the exons ATGTCCACAGAGGAGCTGTCAGCCTCCGACAGCGAGGCTGTGTTGGCCGGAGCAGGGGAGCGGTGGGCACCGGTGGGCGCTGTGGCCAGCCCGGAGGATGAGAGCGGGAGTGGGAGCGGTGGCAAGCCGAGGCAGCGAGCCTCGTCTTCGGCCTCTGAGGAGGAAATGACTGCTCGGATGAGGAAGCTGGAAGAGGAGCAGGACTTGTTGAACTCCTCTCTGCTCGCCCTCACCTCGCACTTCGCTCAGGTTCAGTTCCGACTGAAGCAGATCGTCCACGCCCAGAgcgaggagaaggagaggatgCTGGCCGAGCTGGAGGAGTTCGCCTTCAGGGGCTGCCCGCATGTGGTGGGCTGTCGAGCTCAGGACGCCAAGCAGCTGGAGAACTCG GAGGACCTG ACTgagagggagaagagggagCGTCTGGAGGCTCAGAGGGAGAAACAAAAGGATCTCATTTTCCAGCTGAAGACACAGCTGGATGATCTTGAGCGCTTCGCCTATCAGGAAGGCAGCTACGACTCGCTGCCGCAGTCTGTCGTCATGGAGAGACAGAAG GTCATCATTGATGAGTTGATCAAAAAGTTGGATGTGAACCTGAACGAGGACATTGGGAACTTGTCTCCCGAGGAGCTGAGGCAGAGAGTCGACGCCGCCATCGCTCAGATCGTGAACCCGGCCAGAGTCAAAGAGCAGCTGGTGGAGCAGCTCAAAACCCAGATCAGGGATCTGGAGATGTTCATCAACTTCATCCAGG ATGAGGTGGGGAACCCTCTACTGTCAGATGGTGCAAACAGCCAGCAGCCGCAAGCAGCAGGGACGAACGCCAGAGCTCCTGGAGTGAAGAAGAAAG TGGACCCAGAGCAGGCCCAGAAGATGCGAGAAACCGGCCTGCAGCTGATCCAGAGGGCCCTCGCCGTGCTGCAGATCTTCGCTGCGAGCCAGTTTGGCTGCGGTGCCGGTCACATCCCCCAGAGCATGTGGCCTCAGGAGTCGGCCGGGCAGGACTATGGACCTCTGCTGCAGCGTCTGGAGGCGGCCGTGGAGAAGGTTCGGGTTTTGGGCTCATGCAGACATCCTTCCATCGAACACGTGGTCAGTTACACCAGCAGCTCCACGCTGGGAGCCCGAGACGAGCTGACGACGGCTGTGAGGAAGGAGCTGGCGATCGCTCTGAAGGACTTGCTGGCTCACGGCCTCTTCTCACCGTCACAGACCATGAGCCTGGTGCTGGCTCCCATCTCCTGCCTCCTGCCTTACAGACCGGCTCCACAGAACATGCACCCGTGGGAACTCTTTGTAAAATACTACCAGTCTAAAAACGGGAAGGCCTTTGTGGAGTCGCCGGCCCGTCAGCTGTCCCAGTCCTTCAGCCTGCCGGTGGGCGGCGGCCCGGTCACCATCACCCCGAAGCAGTCCCTGCTGTGGGCCATTCACACTGTGCTGAAGGAGCACGGACGCTTCAAACGAGGCCCCGACACCGAGTTCAAGGCCCTGGTGTGCATGGCTCTGAACGAGCAGCGGCTGGTGTCGTGGCTCAACCTGCTCTGCAAGTCTGGCACCCTGATCCACCCTCATTACCATTCCTGGAGCTACATGGCTCAGACCGGCTTCGAAGGAGCCCTGCGCATCCTGGGCCGCATCAGCCACCTCAGATTCAACCTCCCAGTGGACCTGGCTGTTCGGCAGCTCAAGAACATCAAGGACGCTTTCTGA
- the rpl27 gene encoding 60S ribosomal protein L27 has product MGKFMKPGKVVMVLAGRYAGRKAVIVKNIDDGTTDRPYSHALVAGIDRYPRKVTTTMGKKKIAKRSKIKAFVKVFNYNHLMPTRYSVDIPLDKTVVNKDVFRDPALKRKARREAKVKFEERYKTGKNKWFFQKLRF; this is encoded by the exons ATGGGGAAGTTTATGAAGCCTGGGAAGGTGGTGATGGTGCTAGCTGGACGCTACGCCGGACGCAAGGCTGTCATCGTCAAG AACATTGACGATGGAACCACTGACCGTCCTTACAGCCACGCTCTGGTCGCAGGCATCGACCGCTATCCCCGTAAGGTGACCACAACAATGGGCAAGAAGAAGATCGCCAAGAGGTCCAAGATCAAGGCCTTCGTCAAGGTGTTCAACTACAACCACCTCATGCCAACCAG ATACTCTGTGGATATTCCTCTGGACAAAACTGTCGTCAACAAGGACGTCTTCAGGGATCCTGCTCTCAAGCGCAAAGCCAGGCGGGAGGCCAAGGTCAAGTTTGAGGAGAG GTACAAGACTGGCAAAAACAAGTGGTTCTTCCAGAAGCTCAGATTCTAA